The Corynebacterium camporealensis genome contains a region encoding:
- the tuf gene encoding elongation factor Tu: MAKEKFERSKPHVNIGTIGHVDHGKTTTTAAITKVLADQYPEENTAFAFDMIDKAPEEKERGITINISHVEYSTPKRHYAHVDAPGHADYIKNMITGAAQMDGAILVVAATDGPMPQTREHVLLARQVGVPYILVALNKCDMVDDEEIIELVEMEIRELLAEQEFDEEAPIVHISALKALEGDEKWVQSVVDLMQACDDSIPDPERETDKPFLMPIEDIFTITGRGTVVTGRVERGRLEVNEDIEIIGIKDKSMSTTVTGIEMFRKMMDYTEAGDNCGLLLRGTKREEVERGQVCIKPGAYTPHTQFEGSVYVLKKEEGGRHTPFMDNYRPQFYFRTTDVTGVVKLPDGVEMVMPGDNVDMSVELIQPVAMDEGLRFAIREGSRTVGAGRVTKVIK, from the coding sequence GTGGCAAAGGAGAAGTTCGAGCGTTCGAAGCCGCATGTGAACATCGGCACCATCGGACACGTCGACCACGGCAAGACCACCACCACCGCAGCGATCACCAAGGTTCTGGCTGACCAGTACCCTGAGGAGAACACCGCATTCGCGTTCGACATGATCGACAAGGCTCCGGAGGAGAAGGAGCGCGGTATTACCATTAACATCTCCCACGTGGAGTACTCCACCCCGAAGCGCCACTACGCACACGTTGACGCTCCGGGCCACGCCGACTACATCAAGAACATGATTACCGGTGCTGCTCAGATGGACGGCGCTATCCTGGTTGTTGCTGCAACCGATGGCCCGATGCCGCAGACCCGTGAGCACGTTCTGCTGGCTCGCCAGGTTGGCGTTCCTTACATCCTGGTTGCACTGAACAAGTGCGACATGGTTGACGATGAGGAAATCATCGAGCTGGTCGAGATGGAGATCCGCGAGCTGCTGGCTGAGCAGGAGTTCGACGAGGAAGCTCCGATCGTTCACATCTCCGCTCTGAAGGCTCTTGAGGGCGACGAGAAGTGGGTACAGTCTGTTGTCGACCTGATGCAGGCTTGCGACGATTCCATCCCGGATCCGGAGCGCGAGACCGACAAGCCGTTCCTGATGCCGATCGAGGACATCTTCACCATTACCGGCCGCGGTACCGTTGTTACCGGCCGTGTTGAGCGTGGTCGCCTCGAGGTTAACGAGGACATTGAGATCATCGGTATCAAGGACAAGTCCATGTCCACCACCGTTACCGGTATCGAGATGTTCCGCAAGATGATGGACTACACCGAGGCTGGCGACAACTGTGGTCTGCTTCTGCGTGGTACCAAGCGTGAAGAGGTTGAGCGTGGCCAGGTTTGCATCAAGCCGGGCGCTTACACCCCGCACACCCAGTTCGAGGGTTCCGTCTACGTCCTGAAGAAGGAAGAGGGCGGCCGCCACACCCCGTTCATGGACAACTACCGCCCGCAGTTCTACTTCCGCACCACCGACGTTACCGGTGTCGTGAAGCTGCCGGACGGCGTTGAGATGGTCATGCCTGGCGACAACGTCGACATGTCCGTTGAGCTCATCCAGCCGGTCGCTATGGACGAGGGCCTGCGCTTCGCTATCCGCGAGGGCTCCCGCACCGTCGGCGCTGGCCGTGTTACCAAGGTCATCAAGTAA
- the rpsL gene encoding 30S ribosomal protein S12 — MPTIQQLVRKGRHSKRAKVATAALKGSPQRRGVCTRVYTTTPKKPNSALRKVARVRLTSGIEVSAYIPGEGHNLQEHSMVLVRGGRVKDLPGVRYKIIRGALDTQGVKDRKQARSRYGAKKGQ, encoded by the coding sequence ATGCCAACTATTCAGCAGCTGGTCCGCAAGGGCCGCCACTCGAAGCGCGCTAAGGTCGCCACCGCAGCGCTGAAGGGTTCCCCTCAGCGTCGCGGCGTGTGCACCCGCGTGTACACCACCACTCCGAAGAAGCCGAACTCTGCACTCCGTAAGGTCGCCCGTGTGCGCCTGACCTCCGGCATCGAGGTTTCCGCCTACATTCCAGGCGAGGGCCACAACCTGCAGGAGCACTCCATGGTGCTCGTTCGCGGCGGCCGTGTGAAGGACCTTCCGGGTGTTCGTTACAAGATCATCCGTGGCGCTCTGGATACCCAGGGTGTGAAGGACCGCAAGCAGGCTCGTTCCCGTTACGGCGCAAAGAAGGGACAGTAA
- the fusA gene encoding elongation factor G: protein MAQQVLKDLKKVRNIGIMAHIDAGKTTTTERILYYTGINRKVGETHDGGSTTDWMEQEKERGITITSAAVTCFWNNNQINIIDTPGHVDFTVEVERSLRVLDGAVAVFDGKEGVEPQSEQVWRQAAKYDVPRICFVNKMDKLGADFYFTVQTIIDRLGAKPLVMQLPIGAEDDFDGVVDLLNMQAITWRGKVEVGAEPTIEEIPADLQEKAEQYREQLVETVAESDEELMEKYFGGEELTIEELKAGIRKLTINSEVYPVLCGTAYRNKGVQPLLDAVVDFLPTPLDVGEVIGHAVGEEDTQLTRKPSVESPFSALSFKIAAHPFFGQLNFVRVYSGQVTPGTEVLNSTKGKKERIGKLFQMHANKENPVEQADAGNIYAVIGLKESTTGDTLCDKDNPIILESMDFPDPVIKVSIEPKTKADQEKLGTAIQKLAAEDPTFTVELDEETGQTVIGGMGELHLDVLVDRMKREFKVEANIGNPQVAYRETIRKKVESLDYTHKKQTGGSGQFAKIICTIEPYNPDPETLEEGESASYKFENEVTGGRVPKEYIPSVDAGIQDAMQYGYLAGFPLVNIKATLEDGAYHDVDSSEMAFKLAGSQLLKEAVAKAKPVLLEPVMAVEVVTPEEYMGTVNGDISSRRGQVFAMEDRSGAKVVKAKVPLSEMFGYIGDLRSATAGRANFTMVFDSYAEVPSSVAQEIIEERTGAKS from the coding sequence GTGGCACAACAAGTGCTTAAGGACCTGAAGAAGGTCCGCAACATCGGCATCATGGCCCACATCGATGCTGGTAAGACCACCACGACCGAGCGCATCCTGTACTACACCGGTATCAACCGCAAGGTCGGCGAGACCCACGACGGTGGCTCGACCACTGACTGGATGGAGCAGGAGAAGGAGCGCGGCATCACCATTACGTCCGCTGCCGTGACCTGCTTCTGGAACAACAACCAGATCAACATCATCGACACCCCGGGTCACGTTGACTTCACCGTTGAGGTGGAGCGCTCCCTGCGCGTGCTCGACGGCGCAGTTGCTGTCTTCGACGGCAAGGAAGGCGTGGAGCCGCAGTCCGAGCAGGTGTGGCGTCAGGCTGCAAAGTACGACGTTCCGCGTATCTGCTTCGTGAACAAGATGGACAAGCTGGGCGCTGACTTCTACTTCACCGTTCAGACCATCATCGACCGCCTGGGCGCTAAGCCGTTGGTTATGCAGCTGCCGATCGGCGCTGAGGATGACTTCGACGGTGTTGTCGACCTGCTGAACATGCAGGCCATCACCTGGCGCGGCAAGGTTGAGGTTGGCGCTGAGCCGACCATCGAGGAGATCCCGGCTGACCTGCAGGAGAAGGCAGAGCAGTACCGTGAGCAGCTCGTCGAGACCGTTGCTGAATCCGACGAAGAGCTCATGGAAAAGTACTTCGGCGGCGAAGAGCTGACCATCGAGGAGCTGAAGGCCGGCATCCGTAAGCTGACCATCAACTCCGAGGTTTACCCAGTTCTGTGCGGTACCGCATACCGCAACAAGGGTGTCCAGCCGCTGCTGGACGCTGTCGTTGACTTCCTGCCGACCCCGCTGGACGTCGGCGAGGTTATCGGCCACGCTGTTGGTGAGGAAGACACCCAGCTGACCCGTAAGCCTTCCGTAGAGTCCCCGTTCTCCGCGCTCTCCTTCAAGATTGCAGCTCACCCGTTCTTCGGCCAGCTGAACTTCGTCCGTGTGTACTCCGGCCAGGTCACCCCGGGCACCGAGGTACTCAACTCGACCAAGGGCAAGAAGGAGCGCATCGGCAAGCTGTTCCAGATGCACGCCAACAAGGAGAACCCGGTTGAGCAGGCTGACGCCGGCAACATCTACGCCGTCATTGGTCTGAAGGAATCCACCACCGGTGACACCCTGTGTGACAAGGACAACCCGATCATCCTCGAGTCCATGGACTTCCCGGATCCGGTTATCAAGGTCTCCATCGAGCCGAAGACCAAGGCCGACCAGGAGAAGCTGGGTACCGCTATTCAGAAGCTGGCTGCCGAGGACCCGACCTTCACCGTCGAGCTGGACGAAGAGACCGGCCAGACCGTTATCGGCGGCATGGGCGAGCTGCACCTCGACGTGCTGGTTGACCGCATGAAGCGCGAGTTCAAGGTCGAGGCAAACATCGGTAACCCGCAGGTTGCTTACCGCGAGACCATCCGCAAGAAGGTCGAGTCCCTGGACTACACCCACAAGAAGCAGACCGGTGGTTCCGGCCAGTTCGCAAAGATCATTTGCACCATCGAGCCGTACAACCCGGACCCGGAGACCCTGGAAGAGGGCGAGTCCGCTTCCTACAAGTTCGAGAACGAGGTCACCGGTGGCCGCGTTCCGAAGGAGTACATCCCGTCTGTCGACGCTGGTATCCAGGACGCAATGCAGTACGGTTACCTGGCTGGCTTCCCGCTGGTCAACATCAAGGCAACCCTCGAGGACGGCGCTTACCACGACGTCGACTCCTCCGAGATGGCCTTCAAGCTGGCTGGTTCCCAGCTGCTGAAGGAAGCTGTTGCTAAGGCTAAGCCGGTCCTGCTGGAGCCGGTCATGGCCGTTGAGGTTGTTACCCCTGAGGAGTACATGGGCACCGTTAACGGTGACATCAGCTCCCGTCGTGGCCAGGTCTTCGCAATGGAAGACCGCTCCGGCGCTAAGGTCGTCAAGGCTAAGGTCCCGCTGTCCGAGATGTTCGGCTACATTGGTGACCTGCGTTCCGCCACCGCCGGCCGTGCAAACTTCACCATGGTCTTCGACTCCTACGCTGAGGTTCCGTCCTCCGTGGCTCAGGAGATCATCGAAGAGCGCACCGGCGCTAAGAGCTAA
- the rpsG gene encoding 30S ribosomal protein S7, with product MRKNAAPKRPVVKDPVYGSEQVTMLVNKVLLDGKKSTAERIVYGALEQCREKTGTDPVGTLEKALGNIRPDLEVRSRRVGGATYQVPVEVRPGRANTLALRWLVTFTRQRRENTMIERLANEILDASNGLGASVKRREDTHKMAEANRAFAHYRW from the coding sequence ATGCGTAAGAATGCTGCTCCAAAGCGTCCAGTAGTTAAGGACCCGGTTTACGGTTCCGAGCAGGTCACCATGCTCGTGAACAAGGTCCTGCTGGACGGCAAGAAGTCCACCGCTGAGCGTATCGTCTACGGCGCACTGGAACAGTGCCGCGAGAAGACCGGCACCGATCCGGTTGGCACCCTCGAGAAGGCTCTGGGCAACATCCGCCCGGATCTTGAGGTTCGTTCCCGCCGCGTGGGTGGCGCTACCTACCAGGTCCCGGTCGAGGTTCGCCCGGGCCGCGCTAACACCCTCGCCCTGCGTTGGCTGGTTACCTTTACCCGCCAGCGCCGCGAGAACACCATGATTGAGCGTCTCGCTAACGAGATCCTGGATGCTTCCAACGGTCTCGGCGCTTCCGTGAAGCGTCGCGAAGACACCCACAAGATGGCCGAGGCCAACCGCGCCTTCGCCCACTACCGCTGGTAG
- a CDS encoding Asp23/Gls24 family envelope stress response protein has protein sequence MANNNEKNNTPAVNEEQAVPAREVNENLETEFGTTTIDDAVVSKIAGVAAREVSGVAALGGGGARMIGSIRESFGASEDVRQGVSVTVAEGAASIEIAIIAEYGVAIHELAEAIRRNIMNAVERMTGLTVTRVDVVVHDVKLPHEDAEEDSTDNQAALNQGQN, from the coding sequence ATGGCTAACAACAACGAGAAGAACAACACCCCGGCTGTCAACGAGGAGCAGGCTGTACCGGCGCGCGAGGTCAACGAGAACCTCGAGACCGAGTTCGGTACCACCACCATTGATGACGCTGTTGTCTCCAAGATCGCTGGCGTTGCTGCCCGCGAGGTTTCCGGTGTTGCTGCCCTGGGTGGCGGCGGCGCTCGCATGATTGGTTCCATCCGTGAGTCCTTCGGCGCTTCCGAGGACGTTCGCCAGGGCGTGTCCGTCACCGTTGCTGAGGGTGCTGCTTCCATCGAGATCGCCATCATCGCTGAGTACGGCGTTGCTATCCACGAGCTGGCTGAGGCTATCCGCCGCAACATCATGAACGCTGTTGAGCGCATGACCGGCCTGACCGTCACCCGCGTCGACGTTGTTGTTCACGACGTGAAACTGCCGCACGAAGACGCTGAGGAAGACTCCACCGACAACCAGGCTGCTCTGAACCAGGGCCAGAACTAA
- the rpsJ gene encoding 30S ribosomal protein S10 has product MAGQKIRIRLKAYDHEAIDASAKKIVETVTRTGARVVGPVPLPTEKNVYAVIRSPHKYKDSREHFEMRTHKRLIDILDPTPKTVDALMRIDLPASVDVNIQ; this is encoded by the coding sequence GTGGCGGGACAAAAAATCCGCATTCGGCTGAAGGCCTACGACCACGAGGCAATCGACGCTTCCGCAAAGAAGATCGTCGAAACCGTTACCCGTACCGGTGCCCGTGTAGTTGGTCCTGTGCCGCTCCCAACCGAGAAGAACGTGTACGCAGTTATTCGTTCTCCGCACAAGTACAAGGACTCTCGCGAGCACTTCGAGATGCGCACTCATAAGCGCCTCATCGACATTCTCGACCCGACTCCGAAGACCGTTGACGCTCTCATGCGCATCGATCTTCCGGCAAGTGTCGACGTGAACATTCAGTGA
- a CDS encoding DUF2273 domain-containing protein: MKNYTTLGIIAGLVLAFFLSLGWWPVLLAVLFAAIGGVIGAHYDGRIDLMAVWNGLIGKEKGRG, from the coding sequence ATGAAGAACTACACAACTTTGGGAATCATCGCCGGTTTGGTGCTGGCGTTCTTCCTCAGCCTGGGCTGGTGGCCGGTACTGCTGGCAGTGCTGTTTGCCGCTATCGGCGGTGTCATTGGCGCGCATTACGATGGCCGCATTGACCTGATGGCGGTGTGGAATGGTCTCATCGGCAAGGAGAAGGGGCGAGGCTAA
- a CDS encoding Asp23/Gls24 family envelope stress response protein, with amino-acid sequence MADSPNSGAPAPKPDADAVRVVPVADPKDKGQNRFSLRTFEHLVGAAINTVPGTTPLDAKLAGLAGRGFPRLVVQTDPDRQVVAVDATIAVIWPSPVTGVAEATRSAISEAIREQTGYTTTRVNVNVGAAVPGERVSATAVDARPDITAWTPPSKDFRVRAPQTKQGVRVRNIDSTPFPREAWTPDTPQPQPLRQIDRGKEPHVRSIDSEPREMPEVPIRTAPEQPLRKVPDPAPEQVWEPRTPEPAMLRPCGDVIPAAPQRRVSTPPPVPVRSVRAPQPRPLADFQVIPANPHPTRVTIPRPEPLRAITIQPYLGGSHG; translated from the coding sequence ATGGCAGACTCGCCCAACTCCGGTGCCCCAGCGCCCAAACCTGATGCTGACGCCGTACGTGTTGTACCGGTCGCAGATCCGAAGGACAAGGGCCAAAACCGTTTCTCACTGCGGACTTTTGAGCACCTCGTCGGCGCTGCCATCAACACCGTTCCCGGCACTACTCCACTGGATGCGAAGCTCGCGGGCCTGGCAGGCCGTGGTTTCCCACGCCTGGTAGTCCAGACTGACCCGGACCGGCAGGTCGTTGCTGTCGATGCCACCATCGCCGTCATTTGGCCTTCCCCGGTCACCGGCGTTGCTGAAGCAACTCGCAGCGCTATCTCCGAAGCCATCCGGGAGCAGACCGGCTATACAACCACTCGCGTCAACGTCAACGTTGGTGCTGCCGTCCCCGGTGAGCGCGTCTCAGCTACTGCTGTCGATGCCCGCCCGGACATCACTGCCTGGACCCCGCCGAGCAAGGACTTCCGAGTTCGCGCACCGCAGACCAAACAGGGTGTTCGCGTGCGCAACATCGATAGCACTCCTTTCCCCCGTGAGGCGTGGACTCCGGATACTCCGCAACCGCAGCCTCTGCGTCAGATCGACCGTGGCAAGGAACCACACGTTCGCAGCATCGACTCTGAACCCCGGGAGATGCCCGAGGTACCGATTCGTACCGCACCGGAACAGCCACTGCGCAAAGTCCCGGACCCCGCACCCGAACAAGTTTGGGAACCACGTACTCCGGAACCAGCAATGCTGCGCCCGTGTGGTGACGTCATCCCCGCGGCACCACAGCGTCGCGTGAGCACCCCACCACCAGTGCCGGTGCGTTCCGTACGTGCACCACAGCCGCGACCACTTGCCGATTTCCAGGTCATTCCGGCAAATCCACATCCCACGCGCGTAACGATTCCGCGACCGGAGCCACTGCGCGCCATCACCATTCAGCCCTACTTAGGAGGTAGCCATGGATAA
- a CDS encoding DUF6286 domain-containing protein: protein MDKPTGFGQTPQAAPAVRGWSVFLGILLIALGVVGARETWVVASDTNAGSWFQPFFDVMANDNVETWMVWAGVAAIIVGLILLIAVFKPRRKTHTQIESDKASMWTRSVDIARRSSAIARDVPGVAGASTQAVGPKVTVTVEGDVDDAELKQRVEDSVNHALSEAANNPQVSVKVQPQQEVGTGV, encoded by the coding sequence ATGGATAAACCAACTGGTTTCGGGCAAACGCCCCAGGCTGCACCGGCCGTACGCGGCTGGAGCGTGTTTCTCGGAATACTGCTCATCGCACTCGGTGTTGTCGGTGCGCGTGAGACCTGGGTCGTAGCCTCTGATACGAACGCCGGCTCTTGGTTCCAGCCCTTCTTCGATGTCATGGCCAATGACAACGTGGAGACCTGGATGGTCTGGGCTGGTGTCGCTGCCATCATCGTTGGCCTGATTCTGCTCATCGCGGTGTTCAAGCCGCGCCGCAAGACCCACACCCAGATCGAATCCGACAAGGCATCGATGTGGACCCGCTCCGTCGACATCGCCCGTCGCTCCTCGGCAATTGCTCGCGATGTCCCCGGTGTTGCCGGTGCTAGCACCCAGGCAGTCGGCCCGAAGGTCACCGTGACCGTCGAAGGCGATGTGGACGATGCTGAACTCAAGCAGCGCGTGGAAGACTCCGTTAACCACGCACTATCTGAGGCCGCCAACAACCCGCAGGTCTCCGTGAAGGTTCAACCACAGCAGGAGGTGGGCACCGGTGTCTAG
- the nagB gene encoding glucosamine-6-phosphate deaminase, translated as MEILIRPDAAAVAQQAADILEDYVRAGKTLGLATGSTPNPTYQELIRRHREAGLSFAECKAFLLDEYWGLPREHEQSYYSTIRRELTSHIDIPDAEVHSPDGTNTDYRAAGEDYEQAITNAGGVDVQILGVGTNGHIGFNEPGSSLSSVTRIKTLHPQTVTDNARFFGGEEDVPRHVLTQGLGTIQRARHLLLLATGEGKAGAVAALAEGPLSAFCPGSVLQLHQHATVVVDDAAASKLRNSEYYRFADANKPA; from the coding sequence ATGGAGATTTTGATTCGCCCGGATGCGGCAGCGGTGGCACAGCAGGCAGCAGACATTCTGGAAGATTATGTGCGCGCAGGAAAGACGCTGGGACTGGCCACAGGTTCCACGCCGAATCCGACGTACCAGGAGTTGATTCGCAGACATCGTGAGGCAGGGCTCTCTTTCGCGGAATGCAAAGCATTCTTGCTGGATGAATACTGGGGCCTGCCGCGTGAACACGAGCAGTCCTACTACTCCACAATTCGCCGCGAACTGACCAGCCATATTGATATTCCAGATGCCGAGGTGCACAGCCCGGATGGCACGAATACGGATTACCGAGCTGCCGGTGAGGACTATGAGCAGGCGATTACTAATGCCGGTGGAGTAGACGTGCAGATTCTGGGTGTTGGTACGAATGGCCATATTGGCTTTAATGAGCCGGGCAGTTCGCTCAGTTCTGTCACGCGCATTAAGACGCTGCACCCGCAGACGGTGACAGATAATGCCCGCTTCTTTGGTGGCGAAGAGGATGTCCCGCGCCACGTGCTGACCCAGGGGCTGGGAACCATTCAGCGGGCCCGGCACTTGCTGTTGCTAGCAACGGGCGAAGGTAAAGCTGGTGCCGTGGCCGCGCTGGCCGAAGGGCCATTGTCAGCGTTTTGCCCGGGTTCGGTACTGCAGCTCCACCAGCACGCAACAGTGGTGGTTGATGATGCTGCAGCAAGCAAATTGCGCAACAGTGAGTACTACCGCTTTGCTGATGCGAACAAGCCTGCGTAG
- a CDS encoding Asp23/Gls24 family envelope stress response protein, with translation MSRALSVIDRIILFLLSVILIALGLWPILIHFEVGFAQDLAEWVDHDVWAGVPEQSWWVWALGIGSAVCIILGMWWVVANLRQRRFNKVHSEASNDEGAIDTQMAAVSSAIAESIENHSGVEKVQRQVAYQRKRPTITYTITASPDLPYSRLEELAETNEEDFRAAFPDADVDTVYKLHYSKVRASSV, from the coding sequence GTGTCTAGAGCACTTTCTGTCATCGACCGCATCATCTTGTTCCTACTGTCGGTCATCCTCATCGCACTAGGCCTGTGGCCAATCCTCATTCACTTTGAGGTGGGCTTCGCCCAGGACTTGGCTGAATGGGTCGACCACGACGTCTGGGCCGGGGTTCCGGAACAGTCCTGGTGGGTTTGGGCCTTAGGTATTGGCTCTGCAGTCTGCATCATCTTAGGTATGTGGTGGGTTGTCGCTAACTTGCGTCAGCGCCGCTTCAACAAGGTGCATTCTGAGGCTTCTAACGATGAAGGCGCCATCGATACCCAAATGGCTGCTGTCTCCAGCGCCATTGCCGAAAGCATCGAGAATCACTCCGGCGTGGAGAAGGTTCAGCGCCAAGTCGCCTACCAGCGCAAGCGCCCCACGATTACCTACACGATTACTGCAAGTCCCGACCTGCCGTACTCCCGGCTGGAAGAGCTTGCCGAAACCAACGAGGAAGACTTCCGCGCCGCCTTCCCGGATGCGGATGTCGATACCGTGTACAAGCTGCACTATTCCAAGGTGCGCGCCTCTAGCGTGTAG
- the rplC gene encoding 50S ribosomal protein L3 — translation MSENEIKGILGKKLGMTQVFDEDNRVVPVTVVEAGPCVVTQIRTAETDGYNAIQIAFGDIDPRKANKPASGHFKKAGVTPRRYVAEIRMDDTSAYEVGQEVKVDIFEGITFVDVTGTSKGHGYAGAMKRHGFAGQGAAHGNQAAHRRVGGIGGAATPGRVFKGKRMAGRMGQDRVTTQNLKIQKIDAESNLLLIKGAIPGARGGLVTVKTAVKGGAHA, via the coding sequence ATGAGTGAAAACGAGATCAAGGGCATTCTGGGCAAGAAGCTCGGCATGACCCAGGTCTTCGACGAGGACAACCGCGTTGTACCGGTTACCGTCGTCGAAGCTGGGCCGTGCGTTGTCACCCAGATTCGCACCGCAGAAACCGATGGCTACAACGCCATCCAGATCGCCTTTGGCGACATCGACCCCCGCAAGGCAAACAAGCCTGCTTCCGGTCACTTCAAGAAGGCCGGCGTGACCCCGCGTCGCTACGTAGCCGAAATCCGCATGGACGACACCTCCGCATACGAGGTCGGCCAGGAAGTTAAGGTCGACATCTTCGAGGGCATCACCTTCGTTGACGTCACCGGTACCTCCAAGGGCCACGGCTACGCTGGTGCTATGAAGCGCCACGGCTTCGCTGGCCAGGGCGCTGCCCACGGTAACCAGGCTGCTCACCGCCGCGTCGGCGGTATCGGCGGCGCTGCTACCCCGGGTCGCGTCTTCAAGGGTAAGCGCATGGCTGGCCGCATGGGCCAGGACCGCGTGACCACCCAGAACCTGAAGATTCAGAAGATCGATGCCGAGTCCAACCTGCTGCTCATCAAGGGTGCTATCCCAGGTGCACGCGGCGGACTCGTCACCGTCAAGACCGCAGTGAAGGGCGGTGCACACGCATGA
- a CDS encoding N-acetylglucosamine-6-phosphate deacetylase: MNVAAAEQISELRGRFVGPDGEFTGRVRIDGEYIAEVESGASSGTDEELTWVPGFVDLHNHGGNLGAFPSGTLEECRQAADFHRAHGTTTLLASLVSGNRAELCEQAAILAQLAESGDIAGIHMEGPFVNAGKCGAQDPSRIVEGDPELFASVIDVAGGHLRAITFAPETAAVPELLDLCAHHNIIAGLGHTTADYELTASVIAQARERGVTVTATHLFNAMPPVHHREPGAVAALLNAAKAGEAYIELIADGVHLADGTVDMAYSGRAFAITDAMEAAGVSDGEYKLGHLRVQVTDGVARVDSGSIAGGTSTLAEQFARFARRHGLSEAVRFTSTTAARVLYDAGWHQAATLGEVGIGKRANLVGLDEQLRVRRVISAGRELSRED, from the coding sequence ATGAACGTTGCTGCTGCAGAACAAATCAGTGAGCTGCGCGGACGCTTTGTGGGACCAGATGGCGAGTTCACTGGTCGGGTACGCATCGATGGTGAGTACATTGCCGAGGTTGAGTCGGGGGCGTCGTCAGGTACTGACGAGGAGCTCACCTGGGTGCCGGGCTTTGTGGACTTGCATAACCATGGCGGAAACTTAGGTGCATTTCCCTCCGGGACGTTGGAGGAATGCCGACAGGCGGCAGATTTCCACCGTGCCCACGGAACGACGACGTTGTTGGCATCGTTGGTCTCCGGAAACCGTGCTGAGCTGTGCGAGCAAGCAGCAATTCTGGCGCAGCTAGCGGAGTCCGGCGACATTGCAGGTATCCATATGGAAGGCCCGTTTGTGAATGCGGGCAAGTGCGGGGCGCAGGACCCCTCCCGCATCGTGGAGGGCGACCCGGAGTTGTTTGCCTCCGTCATTGATGTCGCAGGTGGACACCTTCGTGCGATCACATTTGCACCAGAAACGGCAGCCGTACCAGAGCTTCTGGATTTGTGCGCCCATCACAACATTATTGCCGGCCTCGGACATACGACCGCTGATTATGAACTGACTGCGTCGGTGATCGCGCAGGCCCGTGAGCGCGGGGTGACGGTGACGGCAACGCACCTGTTTAATGCAATGCCCCCGGTCCATCATCGCGAGCCAGGCGCGGTCGCAGCGCTGCTCAACGCGGCGAAGGCGGGGGAGGCCTACATCGAATTGATTGCTGATGGCGTGCACCTAGCCGACGGCACCGTCGACATGGCGTATTCCGGACGCGCATTTGCGATTACCGATGCGATGGAAGCAGCCGGCGTAAGCGACGGCGAGTACAAACTTGGCCACCTGCGCGTGCAGGTCACCGATGGCGTCGCGCGCGTGGATAGCGGCTCGATTGCCGGTGGTACGTCCACTCTGGCAGAGCAGTTCGCTCGCTTTGCCAGGCGCCACGGTCTGTCTGAAGCAGTCCGCTTTACCTCTACTACGGCAGCGCGCGTGCTTTACGATGCCGGGTGGCATCAGGCAGCCACGCTGGGTGAGGTGGGCATCGGAAAGCGTGCGAACTTAGTGGGCCTGGATGAGCAACTGCGGGTGCGCAGAGTGATTAGTGCTGGAAGAGAATTAAGCAGAGAGGATTGA